One Glandiceps talaboti chromosome 20, keGlaTala1.1, whole genome shotgun sequence genomic region harbors:
- the LOC144450719 gene encoding V-type proton ATPase subunit F-like has protein sequence MAGISGKAASRGRLIAVIGDEDTCTGFLLGGIGELNKSRQPNFMVVEKDTSINDIEECFKAFMNRNDVAIVLINQNIAELIRHLIDNHTEPIPAVLEIPSKDSPYDPSRDSILRRAKGMFTAEDFR, from the exons ATGGCTGGCATTTCTGGTAAGGCTGCATCCCGTGGACGACTTATCGCCGTTATTGGCGACGAG GATACTTGTACTGGTTTTCTGTTAGGTGGTATAGGTGAACTCAACAAAAGTAGACAACCTAACTTTATGGTTGTAGAGAAAG ATACCAGCATCAATGACATAGAAGAGTGTTTCAAGGCATTCATGAACAGAAATGACGTTGCTATAGTTCTTATCAATCAGAATATAGCTGAATTAATTCGTCATCTAATTGATAATCACACAGAACCAATCCCAGCTGTGCTAGAGATCCCATCAAAGGATAGTCCATATGACCCCAGTAGAGATTCTATTCTTAGGAGAGCCAAG GGAATGTTTACAGCAGAAGACTTCAGATAA